The nucleotide sequence CTAACATTCCATATGATATAGTTCATCATTGGGAACGTGGGTGATTGGTGAGCTCCCTCTTGAGGGCTCGATTGGTTTGGCAGACTTGGCACTTGTGGGGGAGGGTATTTCCTCTTTAGTCTCAGAATTGGCGTTAGATTTAGTAGTGGTTTCAGTTGTCCATGTGTTTGGGCTGGACTAGGCTCATTCTACACTTGGACATGGACTTGGGGCATAGGACTACTACTATTTCGCTCACTTCTGTGCTAAATTCGATCGATCTTACCGAGTCTAGCAGAATCGACTTTGTTCTTGGTGTTGGGTAGGTCTGCTCAAGCTCTTTtgtgacatccttcttcttcagtAAATCCAGTGCTTTGGAGACTCATTGTCGAATATTCTGAAGTGGAGGTGGTTTGTTCGTTCTCTTTGGTGTGGATGATGAGGGTGTTGTTGATAGATCGATCTGGGTGAACACTGGCTCCACCGCTGGGTCTTCCTTCATCAGATCTGGAAAGAATGGGAGATATTGGAAACTTTGAAGAATGTGGTTGTTGAGATCTTGTGGGTCTATGATCGGTGATGGGCTGTCGGAGCTGGCCATCGATTTCCATAGGAGAGGGACAAATGCCATTAATGCCTTGTTCAGGGCTTCTACTGTCACTCTAGCTAGGTGTGCCGAATTTTGGACTATCAGCGTCACCTTCTTGTTGTCTAGAGTGAAGTCGTAAGAGATCCCCTGCCCTTGCAAGGCAACCTCCAACCAGGAGGCTGGTTGGTGGTCCGGTGGCAGTGGGTGGGTGGAGATGGTGGTCGAAAGTGtgttttcttttccatttttgtgtTTCTTTGATTTTCTATTTTGGGTAAAGATGGGAGTGGTGTTTAAGGACCGATTTCCCATCGTAAAGCCTTCTGGTGTGACATTTTGGACAGTGGAAAGATTTCCAGGTGTTGGAGTTAGGGGTGTTACTTGTTCATTAATTGGGGATGTAATGGAGGTGACAGTTGTGGTCTTTTCGACCGAAGAGGGAGAGGAGTGCAGATAGGGTACTCGATTACCATTTCTGTCGCTTGGGTTTCTCCATTATTGTGTGTTTCAATAGCTTTGGCATGGGAGGTATAGGCTTTGGGATTTGGGTGGGGAGATTGGTTGTCAGTGGTACCCATGGATGAGTATCCGTTTGAGTTTAAGGAAAAGGCTCCATTGGCTATTCTGCCCAATGTGATGATTGAATCATTGGGGTTTGGGTTAGCCTTCGTTTGGGAAATGGGATGGTTGTTTGAATTAGTGGGGTTTTCTGCGTCTGGCCCCGCTTTTCGCTTAGCTCCCATGATGGGCTATTCCCGTGGGCTTTGTTTGGGCACATGGTTGGGCGTTTGATGGTCTCCGGGTGATGCTTTTATTGGGCCCAGCGgccttcttttgtttttctgagtACTGTGGATTggttttttcaaattataattaaATGTTTTTGTTTGTAGGAATTTACCTGAAATGGCATCGAACATGTTTACCTGTACCTCTTTTGTATGTGGAGTGTGCTGTGTTTTTGGTGCACTACCTTCCATGGGGATAGGTGCCTTTGGCTGTCGTACCATTGGCTGTTGAGGAGTGTGGTTTATAGTTACACCTTAGAGCAGTGTGTCCTATCCTACCACAGCTGGTACATAGGGTTCCTTCGCCTTCGTATATCACTGATTGTTTGTGGTCTCCTATGATTACTGAAGTTTCCACTAGGGTTTCCAGTGACACTTGAATACAAATGCATGCATATCTCCCCCTTAGGGTAGAGGATGTGCATTAGTAAATCTTTAGGAGTTTACCTAATTTCCTTCCAACATTTTCCAAGATGACTTTGTCGTAGAACTTTGTTGGTAGCTGGGGTAATCTTATCCAAATGGCAGTAGAAGTGAGGGTGGCTTCCTTGGGGATAAATTTTGGTTCCCACTTTTGAACGGATAGAAAGTGTCTAAAAACGAACCATGGCCCTAGATGTAGTGCCTTAACCATACTTTCCTCTAAGCTAAATTTTGCTATGAAGAACTCCCATCCTAGGTCAATCAAGATTAATGTTTCAGATGGCTTCCATAGGTCAATTAGTTTAGATCGAAGCATGTGGTGAGGCATctttcttttgaatattttgatgaTTACTAAGTACCTCCAAGGAGTATAGAGGCGTTCATTCTCTTCTGGTGAGAGTGGGATTGAGTCTTCAATGTGTTTCCCTTTATCCAATTCTAATGTTGGGTGGTTTTCCATTTTGTAGTAGTTGGTTTAGTTACCCGTTTGTTTGTCTAGGAGCATTTTCTTGTAGGAGTGTTGTGGTGCTTCCACCTCCATTTGGACTTGTTTATCTGGGGGCTCCAGTGGGAGAGGTGGTTGGATCAAAGAGGGATCCATTCTGTTGAGTTGAGGTTGAATCTACAACAAAGAAAGAAGGAGCATTAGATACTATATAACTAACATGTTGATGTTCTGTTTTATGTTTTTTAACACAACTTTTATAACAGAATCAATTCTATATAGCTACTAGACTATAAAAGTATTTATTAGGTGTGCGAagagaaaatatgaaagatcCACGTGAAGAAACGTTAAAAATGTAGCTTTCTATACCTATAATTGATGTTGAGGTGCGAAAGCATGAGAAATGAACATTATTAACTACTTTTATCTTATAAATCATGTCGTGAAACAATGAGTATTTGTCCTTCGTCTACCTGTGGATCCAATTGTCTAAATCCAATTAATAGATAGGCTTTCTTTATTGCTTAAGGGTAGGGTGGTGGTGGGGTGGGGGAAAAAGccggtcaacacacaagtccgaatcaaattgGCTTTCATAGTGAAGGATATGGTCATGCACATTAAAACTGACTTAAAATTTGATTTGCTAtagaattatttaataaaaaatgttGAAGGAAAATTGTgccaagaaaaacaaaaagaaaagggagTACCTTGGGCTGGGGTAAACCTTCAGAATTTCTCCAGACAAGTAGCCTGATTTTAAACCAAATAAATAGGCGTTCTCAACTTAACCTATGATTTTGTCTTCAATTTAACTGTATgtttgttagtttatatgagtccaccaaactatagagtatctggtcctctatgagtttccactgaaaatactaatgaaacagtaagtaaatgacacgtgaaatttttacgtggaaaaatcccgactcaaggggacaaaaaccacgacctatacttgtaggctttcaacttcactaacttgtaaatacactgttacaagccactttgtaatgactctattacaaagacttcaaatcaattaacttgtgatacacttacctcaagccactttgtcactcactagttacaaagactttaacttatgactaactcttGTTACAACACAAACTCAGAaagtttatggttttacaaaggGGTTCCTAAGAAACA is from Nicotiana tabacum cultivar K326 chromosome 18, ASM71507v2, whole genome shotgun sequence and encodes:
- the LOC142172692 gene encoding uncharacterized protein LOC142172692; its protein translation is MENHPTLELDKGKHIEDSIPLSPEENERLYTPWRYLVIIKIFKRKMPHHMLRSKLIDLWKPSETLILIDLGWEFFIAKFSLEESMVKALHLGPWFVFRHFLSVQKWEPKFIPKEATLTSTAIWIRLPQLPTKFYDKVILENVGRKLGKLLKIY